A genome region from Candidatus Poribacteria bacterium includes the following:
- a CDS encoding 4Fe-4S binding protein: MDKYIRNIYRGVYTVLVGMRVTIKQFFEPNVTHQYPYEHDYEKKQNVREIPKGYRGQLYNRTEDCIGCKKCEMICPVDCIIIDATKLPKGEQLWDSMNVIHLKDGREIIGIIEGDDKKAKSADAITLTNITSRQGPQEVIDRLEPSGDEGRTQTFSTDEVSRVVTRNPVVFYLDKFDIDMSLCMYCGLCTEVCPTECLTMKDSLEGIEYSKFDRTDLIFQFDKQEMYEK; the protein is encoded by the coding sequence ATGGACAAATACATACGAAACATCTACAGAGGCGTTTATACCGTTCTCGTCGGAATGCGAGTGACAATCAAGCAGTTCTTTGAACCGAACGTCACGCATCAATACCCGTACGAACACGACTATGAAAAGAAGCAGAACGTCCGAGAGATTCCGAAAGGGTATCGTGGTCAGCTTTATAACCGCACTGAGGATTGCATCGGATGTAAAAAGTGCGAGATGATTTGTCCGGTTGATTGTATCATTATTGATGCCACTAAACTCCCTAAAGGTGAACAACTTTGGGATAGCATGAACGTGATTCACCTCAAAGATGGCCGCGAAATCATCGGTATCATTGAGGGTGATGACAAAAAGGCAAAATCAGCGGACGCAATAACCCTCACGAATATCACCTCTCGGCAAGGTCCCCAGGAAGTCATAGATCGCCTTGAACCATCAGGAGACGAGGGACGAACCCAAACTTTTTCTACTGACGAGGTGTCACGCGTCGTCACGCGAAATCCGGTTGTTTTTTACCTAGACAAGTTCGATATTGATATGTCCCTCTGTATGTATTGCGGACTTTGCACTGAGGTCTGCCCAACGGAGTGTCTCACAATGAAGGATTCGCTTGAGGGTATTGAATACTCCAAATTTGACCGGACCGATTTGATTTTTCAGTTTGACAAGCAGGAGATGTACGAGAAATAG
- a CDS encoding NADH-quinone oxidoreductase subunit J translates to MEFTLKTFIFYGFAFLTIASALVVVTVRNIVHAAFSLMVTLFGVAGLYVFLQADFLAATQVIVYVGGILVLILFGVMMTSGRLEMRIHIERGQLVLGGIVSVALLMLLLTVIANTPVWKNLTDDGTEFPPTTERIGELILNGPFLLPFEVVSVLLLVALIGAALISRKEVRDE, encoded by the coding sequence ATGGAATTTACGCTTAAAACATTTATTTTTTACGGATTCGCGTTCTTGACGATTGCCTCGGCACTCGTTGTTGTTACGGTGCGAAACATCGTCCACGCCGCGTTTTCGCTCATGGTGACCCTCTTTGGAGTTGCCGGACTTTATGTCTTTTTGCAGGCTGACTTTCTCGCCGCAACACAGGTGATCGTCTATGTCGGTGGTATACTTGTCCTTATCCTATTCGGTGTTATGATGACAAGCGGACGCTTGGAGATGCGCATTCATATTGAACGCGGACAGCTCGTCCTCGGAGGTATTGTTTCTGTGGCACTCCTTATGCTGCTCTTGACCGTTATCGCAAACACACCGGTGTGGAAAAATCTCACCGATGATGGGACCGAATTTCCGCCGACGACCGAGCGCATTGGCGAACTGATTTTGAATGGACCTTTTCTCCTTCCGTTTGAAGTCGTCTCCGTATTGCTGTTAGTGGCGTTAATCGGAGCCGCTCTGATTTCCCGCAAGGAGGTTAGGGACGAATGA